In Desulfofundulus kuznetsovii DSM 6115, the following are encoded in one genomic region:
- a CDS encoding YidC/Oxa1 family membrane protein insertase: MFQALVDGMTALLNWLYHLTELAHVANYGLAIILLTILIKIILYPLSVKQMRSMVIMQQLAPKVKEIQDRYRNKDPQKMQQKIMELYREHNVNPMAGCLPLLIQMPILIALYRALLHFNYADPAHARFLWVKNLSQVGDPYFILPLLAGLTTYVQSRMTTNMTDPTQRTMLIIMPIFIAWISATVPAGLALYWVVFNAVGILQQYFVNRHTQGLKEALNTGGGSRENR; encoded by the coding sequence TTGTTTCAAGCTCTAGTTGATGGCATGACCGCTCTGTTAAACTGGTTGTACCACCTTACAGAGCTGGCTCATGTGGCCAATTACGGCCTGGCGATTATCCTGCTAACTATTCTCATTAAGATTATCCTTTACCCCCTGTCCGTCAAGCAGATGCGCTCTATGGTGATCATGCAACAGCTGGCGCCCAAGGTTAAAGAGATTCAGGATCGTTATCGGAACAAAGATCCCCAGAAGATGCAGCAAAAGATTATGGAACTATACCGGGAACATAATGTGAACCCCATGGCCGGATGCCTGCCCCTTTTGATTCAGATGCCCATTTTAATTGCCCTCTATCGTGCGCTTTTGCATTTTAATTATGCGGATCCTGCCCATGCCCGGTTTCTGTGGGTGAAAAACTTGAGCCAGGTGGGAGATCCCTATTTTATCCTCCCCCTTTTAGCCGGGTTAACTACCTATGTTCAATCGCGCATGACCACCAACATGACCGATCCCACCCAGCGCACCATGCTGATCATCATGCCCATCTTTATTGCCTGGATTAGTGCTACCGTGCCTGCAGGCCTGGCTTTATACTGGGTTGTTTTCAATGCCGTTGGGATTCTCCAGCAGTATTTTGTGAACAGGCATACCCAAGGTTTGAAGGAGGCGCTAAACACCGGTGGAGGGAGTAGAGAAAACCGCTAA
- the yidD gene encoding membrane protein insertion efficiency factor YidD — MRALVIAGLRFYQRFISPLKPPSCRFYPTCSEYAVQAVDKYGVARGLLLALWRLFRCHPLCRGGYDPVK; from the coding sequence ATGCGCGCTCTGGTTATCGCCGGATTGCGTTTTTACCAGCGTTTTATTTCGCCCTTGAAACCGCCCAGTTGCCGTTTTTATCCCACGTGTTCCGAGTACGCCGTGCAGGCCGTGGATAAATACGGTGTGGCCCGCGGTTTGCTTTTAGCCCTGTGGCGTCTTTTCCGTTGCCATCCCCTTTGCCGGGGTGGCTATGATCCGGTTAAATAA